In Marinobacter salinisoli, the DNA window AGCTCTTCCTTGTGCGCTTCCAGCTGATCACGGAACGCCTCGACAATGGCCTGGCGCTCTTCGAAGCTCTTGCGACGCCAGCTTACGAATGCCTTGCGTGCCTCGCGGATTGCGGCATCCACATCCTCAAGGTTCGCACTGTTGCCATCCCACACGGTTTCGCCAGTCACTGGCTGAATGGACTCGAACATGGGCCCGTGGCCCTGCAGCCAGAGACCATCGATATAAAGCTCACCTGTCAGGTTTGCCATGAAAACGCACCTCCAAAATCAGAATTCTTGCTCATCAGAACACGACCACCAGCCACCGTAAACGCCGTCACCGGCGCCCACATTCAAGACCCTATTCGTCGGCTCTGCCTTGCTCCCCGGTTGGCACTCAGCGCCTGGGAGCCATTGTCTTTCAACGGTGTCACTCGAACGGAATCACCCGATTCCACCCGCAGCACCTCGCCAACTTCTGCAGGCAACTTGAGTGTGTCCGGCCCGACACAGCTGGCCGGCACAGTGGTTACCCGGAAATCCCGGAACGAGCGGTTCGACACCATGACCTTCTCGGCCGCTGGCACGTTCAGGTCAATCGGTTTGCGCGAAATCATCACATGCCGGTTCACCGAATCGCGGATCGTCCGGATGCTCGGAATAAACGCCTCCACAACCGGGCCGCCATCAAAGATGTCCACCAGCCCGTTGAAGTTGAACCCTTCCGACTGCAGCATCTTCAGGGCGGGTGCGGTGTTGTCGTGCACCCGTCCGATCACCGCGCGGGCGGAACTGGGCAGCATGGGCAGATAAATGGGGTACTTGGGCATCAGCTCGGCGATGAACGCCTTGTTGCCCAGGCCAGACAGCATATCGGCCTGGCTGAACTCCATGTCAAAGAACTTGCTGCCCAGAGCGTCCCACAGCGGGCTGTTGCCCTCTTCATCAGACACACCACGCATCTCCGCAAACACTTTGTCGGAGAAATGACTGCGGAATTCGTCCAGGTACATAAACCGGGAACGGGACAGGAGCAGTCCGTTACCGCCGCCCTGGTAGTCACCGGACAACAGCAGCGAGCAGATCTCACTGACGTCGGTCATGTCATTGGACAGATGCAGCGTCGGCGTCCGCACATGAACACCGAGTTCACTCGACGCATTCACCGTGACACTGAGCCGGTAGTTGTAAAACACTTCGTCCAGACCAACACGGGCCTGGATACCACTGATACCGACTGCCTTTCCGGTCTCCACGTCTTCCATGGCGAACAGATAAAGCGCCGCTTCCGGCGCACACCGCTGCCGGAAGCTTTCACGGGCCATATCAATTTTGCGTTGCAACAGCTCGCGATCGGCTGGCAGGGTTGTCAGACCCTTGCCGGCCTTCTGAGCCATTTCGTACAGATCCTCAAGATCCCCTTCCTGCAGCGGACGGATCACCAACATGTCATGGTCTCCTTCCGGGAAATATCGGTCATAGCGGCGCAATCCTCACGGCATCGCCGGCACTCTTGCCGAGCAGGTTCCAGGTTTTGACCGGCACTTTCAGTTCGTCTTCCAGGCTTTCGTCAACCCAGGTTAACGTGCACCGGAACGACTCTCCTTCGCCCGCGGATATCAGGCAGGCTTCGCCATCATCCTCATGCCGTCCATGCAGCACCTTCCTGTGGCTGGTGACCAGGCTGTGCAGGCTGTCGGTACGCGCTTCCAGCACCGGGCCGCCATCAAAGATGTCCAGATAGCAGCCGGCCTGGAAGCCTTCGCGTGTCAGCAACTCGTAGTTTGCCGACGACACATCGTGGGGCTTGCCAAGGGCCGCTTGCGCCGCGTCGGACAGCAAGCTCACGTATATGGGGTTGTGCGGCATCATCTCGGCGAGGAAGGTTTTACTCAACGATGCCGAATAACGGTCCGCAGCGTCGAAATCCATGTTGAAGAAATGCCGACCGAGGCTGTCCCAGAAGGGTACGCCGCCATCGTCGTTCTGCACGCCCTGGATCTCCACCACAACGCGGGACGTGAACCACTCGCGATGCTCGGCAATGAACAGGATGCGTGCGCGGGACAGCAGATCGAAGGCCTCGGTGCCGCGCAACTCAGGCCGGATCACAAAGGAACACAATAAGGTCTGGTCGGTGAGCGCGTGGGAGGGATAGAGAACTTCCACCTTGCGCGACACGCCCAGCTCGTGGGACGCATGAATCAGCGCGTCTTTGCGGTAACTGTAAAACGGCTCACCGCTGCCAGCGCGGGCATCGATGCCCGCCACGCCAGCGATGGCCCCGTCTTCGGAGTTCTCCAGAACGAACAGAAATCTGGGCGCCTGCCCCTCCGGCACCTGGCCTTTGAAGGACGCCACAGACAATTCGATTTTTTGCTTCAGTGCGTCGGATTCTTTTGGCAGCGTAGACGACAGGCGGGCACCCTGGGTGCCCGCTATCGCTAAAATCTGCTTCAAGTCATCCGGCTGCGCCGGACGAACAAGCCACATAACGACTCCTTACGCCGCAGTCAGTTTCTTTACGGCAGTCTCGAAGCGTTCCAGTGCCTCATCAATATCCGCTTCCGGAATAATCAGGGACGGCGCCAGGCGAACCACGTTAGTGCCGGCCACCAGCACCATGACACCCTCGTCCAGACCAGCGTTCAGGAAGTCCTTGGCGCGGCCTTTCCATTCGTCAGTCAGCACGCAGCCGAGCAGCATGCCGGCACCACGAACTTCACTGAATACGCCGTAGCGCTCACCGATCGCCATCATGCCCTTACGCAGACGGTCAGAACGGGCAACAACGCCTTTCAGGATGTCCGGCTGGATCACGGTATCGATCACCTTCTGGCCAACGGCACACGCCAGTGCGTTACCGCCGTAGGTGCTGCCGTGGGTACCCACACCCAGACTCGCCGCCACCTTGGCAGTGGTCAGCATGGCCGCAATCGGGAAACCGCCGCCGAGGCTCTTGGCGCTGGACAGGATGTCCGGAACCACATCGTACATCTGGTAGGCGAACAGGTGTCCAGTACGGCCAACGCCAGTCTGGACTTCGTCGAAGATCAGCAGCGCGTCGTTCTCGTCACACAGCTCGCGCAGGCCTTTCAGGAACTCCGGGTCGGCCGGAATAACGCCGCCCTCGCCCTGGATCGGCTCGACGATGACCGCACAGGTCTTATCCTTGGAAATCAGTTTCTTGACGGACTCAAGATCGTTGAAGTCAGCGTGAGCCACACCGCCCGGCGCCGGCTCGAAGCCTTCGCGGTACTTGGGCTGGCCACCCACACTGACGGTAAACAGGGTACGCCCGTGGAAAGAGCTCTTGAACGCGATGATTTCGTTCTTCTCTTCGCCGTGGTGCTCCCACGCATAACGACGCGCCAGCTTCAGCGCGGCTTCGTTGGCTTCCGCGCCGGAATTGGCGAAAAACACACGCTCTGCGAAGGTATGATCGCACAGAGTCTTGGCCAAACGAAGCGCCGGCTCGTTAGTCATTACATTGGACAAATGCCACAATTTTCCGGCCTGCTCCTCCAGAGCACCAATCAGGCCCGGATGGGTATGTCCCAGACAGGTAACGGCGATACCGCCCTGCAGATCAATGAATTCCCGTCCTTCCTGATCCCATATTCTCGACCCTTCGCCACGCACCGGAATAATCGAGCCAGGGGCGTAGTTGGGCACCATGACCTCATTAAAAAGTTCTCGAGTCAGAGTTTCTTTGTTCATGCTATTTCTCTCGGGATACACGGATGGAGGCCTAACCATAGTGATATAGGCCTCAGGCACAAGTAAGTATCTTCGCGGATTCTCAAATAACTATAGGCCACTCATGGCATAACCACATCCGGCGTTTTCAGGGCCGGCATCTCGATAATTTTCCGCCCCTTTCCGCCCCGGTCGAGCAGCGCTTTCACCAGTAACTTGTAAGAGTCCAGATCAAACGTGACCGACTCGTTGCCAGCGGCAAAGTCATGCAGCGTCTGCTCGTCATGGACGGTACCCAGGTGCACCCAATTATAGATGATCAGGATGTCTGTCACGCCGGTGGCGGCATTGCGCTCCACCACGCCGACCGGCCCGTCCCACGGCCAGGTTTTCAGCCGCAGGCCATGAAACGCGATCTGCATGCGCAGGTTGTAGCGGACGCCGTCCTCCACACCCTCGCACGCGCCCTTGCACCGACCCAGCGTGCGCTGGAAGCAGGGCCCGCTGTGGTCCGGCTCCAGACCCAGCAACTTGTTACACAACTCGTTTTTCGTCGCGATACCACTGAGCGCCTTTTCCGCATCGCGCTTGCTGCGAAACAGCCCGTAGTAATCCCCCAGCCGGTGCGGTTCCAGCTCGCGAACCAATCGCGCCTGCAGAAAGCCCTGATCATTCTCCACCAGCTCGATGGTCACCAGCCGCTTGGCGGCCCGAGAGCGGCGGTTGTAGAGCGGGTTCAGGCTTTTGATCTGTTTCAGCTCCAGTAACAGGGCCCCCAGTTCACCGGCGGTTTCCGTCCACTCCACCCGGCGCAGGCTTTCGGACATGCGCACGCCGCGGCTGGAGTTGTGATCACCGGAAAAGTGCGACGCCACCCGCTGAGCAATGTGGGTGCTTTTGCCAACGTACAGCAGGGCGTCGTTTTCCCCGTAAAAACGGTACACGCCCGGCCCCCTTGGCAACTCATGAAGGATGTCCGGTGGCAGGTGGGACGGCACGCTGGGGGTTTGCAGCAGGTCAGCGATCGCCGCCTCAAGGGCCTCATCGCCCTTCTCTGTCTTGGCATGCAGGAAGAACGACAGCATGGCCTCCACGTCACCCATCGCCCGGTGGCGCTGCACCTGCGCCAGGCCGTGGCGTTCGATCAGTGCGTCCATGTTATGACGCCGGAATTCCGGATACAGCCGGCGTGACAGCTTGACCGTACACAGCACTTTCGCGGTGAACAGACGCCCGAGCCGCCGGAACTCCTGCTTGATGAAGCCATAGTCAAAACGGGCGTTGTGGGCGACGAACACAGCCCCCTCGAGCTGCGACTCCAACTCATCAGCGATGTCTTCAAACCGGGGCGCGTCTGCCACCATCTCATTGGTGATGCCGGTGAAATGCTCAATAAAAGAAGAGATGCGCACGTCTGGGTTGAGCAGCGTTTGCCATTCCCCCACCTGCTCACCGGCACGCCAGAAACGGATGCCGATTTCGGTGATGCGGTCGCGAGCGGCGCTGCCTCCAGTGGTTTCGATGTCGAGGAAGGCGAAGGTGGTGTCCTGAAGGTGTGATTTGCGGCTGACCATGCCCCCATCATACGCCGTTTTCAGGCAAGCGGATGGCCGCAACCAGCCGGAAATCACCTATTAGACATTAGTCGAACAGGCCCTCATTTCATTTGAATTACAAGGGACACATACATAACGTGGCGTGGGGTCCAACAACAATAAAACTAGTGGAGATAACAAGAATGCAGAGCAATATGCTTCGAATGGCAATCCGTGCAACAGCCGCTGCAGCAGCACTGGGTGTTGCTGGACAGGCTGGAGCAGTCAACTTCAGCGCTGGCGAATACGACGTATCTGTTTACGGCTACGCCCGACTGAACGCCAGCTACGACATCGACGAAGAAGTGGGCATTTCCACTCGTTCAGGTGCTTACAGCGCCATCAACACATCCGATGCTGACCTGCCGACCGGCGTTTTCGCCGCTGACGCAGTTCAAACACGTCTGGGCGTAAAAACCACCACTCCGGAAGGCGTGAACATCACCGTTGAAGGTGATTTCCGTCCTGGCCAGCTGCGTCTGCGTCACGGTTTCGGTGAATACAAAGGCGTCCTGATGGGCCAGACCTGGTCCAACTTCAACAGCTTCGTGGGTAACACCTCTACTCTGGACTTCGACTCACTGCCGGGCCTCGCTGGTCTGCAGGGTCGTGTTGCCCAGGTCCGTTACACCACTGGCCCGCTGTCCTTCTCAGCTGAGCAGCCTAACAGCTCCATCCTGGACGCTGGTGGCGCAGAAAAAGACGGCATGCCGGCACTGACAGCACGCCTGGAAAACTCAGCAGGCGGATTCTCCTACTCTGCCGCTGTCCTCGCGCATCAGGTTGGTTACGACACTGGCACCGCTGACGAAGCCTCCTTCGGTTTCGCGACCTTCGGCGCGGCCAAGATCGCCCTGTCAGACATGATCACCATCCAGGGCACGGTTTCGTACTCTGACGGTGCCAACAGCTACCTGTACCGCTCTGGCGAAAACTTTGGTGCAGAAAGCGCCTACGTTGCCGCCAACGGTGATGTAGAGACCATCTCTGGTTATGGCGCTTCCGTCGGCACTGGCATCAGCCTGGGCGGCGGCCGCAGCATCAACATCGGCTATGGTATGGCAACCGTTGACTGGGACGACGCAGAAGCCGACCTCGGTGCAGCAGCCGTTGCAGCCAAGAGCGAGACCAACTCCGCGATCATGGCCAACTACCAGTGGACTCCGGTCAACAACGTCATGATGGGCGTTGAATACCAGATGCTGAGCCGTGAAAACGTAGATGGTAGCGACGGCGATGCAAACCGCATCCTGTTCGCGGCACAATACAACTTCTAAGTAACGCCTTTAATAGTTACCTCAGGATTTGCCCCGGCACCATGCCGGGGCTTTTTGGCTCCAGATCGGTGCACTAACCGATCTGGCCTTCCCGACCTTCGACCACCTCACCACAACCCTCTCTATTACTTTCAACACCTTACTGCGCTGAGCCTCTCTGGCATGACGAATGCATTACATCCACCAGAGAGCGGAAGGACTTCGCCCTCAGCGACAGATTCAGAGAGGTGACACCATGAAACAAGCCCAAGATTCCGACCTGCTGTTCGAGCTGACTCAGACCTGGGAAGAGGACGCCCTGCAAGCCATGCACGATTATTTCGACTGGATGTTCTTCGCAAACTGATGCGCAAGGACAAAAAAAGGCCGGGAGCAAAACTCCCGGCCTTTTTTATGCTGGGGAAGCAACATGCGCATCACTGACGATGCACGCGTCGCTTCATAGGGCTACAGCAGCAAGGTCCGGATATCCCCCAGCAGCTGCGCGAGCACCGTGGTGAACCGGGCCGCATCAGCGCCATTCACCGCCCGGTGATCGTAGGATAGAGACAAGGGCAGCATCAGGCGAGGCTGGAACTCACTGCCGTCCCATACCGGCTTCATAGCTGCCTTTGAAACCCCCAGGATCGCAACCTCCGGAGTATTCACGATCGGCGTGAACGCGGTGCCACCGATGCCACCCAGACTGGTGATGGTGAAGCAGGCGCCCTGCATCTCTTTTGGCTTGAGCTGCTTGTCCCGGGCCTTTTGCGCCAGGTCCGCGCTTTCTTCCGCAAGCTCCCACAGGCCCTTTTTGTCCACATCCCGGATGACCGGAACCATCAGACCGTGGGGCGTATCCACCGCAATCCCGATGTGAATGTACTTTTTACGGACCACCTCTTTCTTGTCCATATCGAGCGACACGTTGAACTGAGGCAGCTCGGCCAGTGCGGTAGCGCAAGCTTTCAGCAGGAAGGGCAACGGCGTCATCTTGACCCCGCGCTTCTCACCAGCAGCCTTCTGTGCCTTGCGGAAGGCCTCCATATCGGTGATGTCCGCATCCTCAAACTGAGTTACGTGAGGCACGTTCAGCCAGCTTCGCTGCATATTCGTCGCAGTGGCCGACATCATGCGGGACATCGGCTCCCGCTCGATATCACCAAACTGGCTGAAGTCCGGCAGTTTCACACCCGGAATGCCAGCCCCGGTGCCAACGCCGCCGCCCTGCTGCACCTGCTGAAGCTGGCTCTTCACATAGGCATGAACGTCGTCTTTCAGGATCCGGCTCTTCGGCCCGGACCCCTTAACCCGGGCCAGATCTGCGCCCAGCTCACGAGCCAGTTTGCGCACCGCGGGACCGGCATGAACCTTGGTTCCCGGTGACGGCGGCTCGTAGGTCGCCCCTTGCGACTGGGCTGACTCCGCCTTCTGCTCTTTTTCGGCCGACGCTTTTGATTCAGCGGCTGGTTTGGACTCGGATTCCTGCTCCGCCTCTTCCCCGGCGTCTGCGTCACCACCTTCCTCGATGGTCATCTCAAGCAGATCATCCCCTTCGGACAGCTTGTCGCCTTCCGATACCAGGATCTTTTCCACCTTGCCTTTGTGGGGCGATGGAATTTCCATGGTGGCCTTGTCCGATTCCACGGTGACCAACGGATCCTCGGCGTCAATGCTGTCGCCTTCGGACACGTTAATCTCAATGACCGGGACATTCTCAAAGCCATCCAGAGACGGCACTTTGACGGTTTCCTTGCGAGAACCACCAGAGGCTTTGGCCGCGGGTTTCGGCGCGGCCTCTTCTGACTTGGCCTCGTCGCTGTCTTGGGCACTGCTTGCTTCGTCAGTGCCGGCGTCGTCGCTCTCGGAAGCGCTGCTGTCGTCACCCTCACCAGAGGCTTCGAGGGTGCCAACCACGTCTCCTTCCTTGACCTTATCCCCGACCTTTACCGAGATGCTGGCGATCTTGCCGGCACCGGGGGAAGGCAGTTCGACCGACGCCTTGTCGGATTCCACGGCCAGGATCGGGTCTTCGGCTTGCACCGAATCGCCTTCGCTGACCAGTATTTCAATCACCTCGACTTCGTCCGCACCGCCGAGATCGGGAACCTTGATTTCCTGCTCACTCATCGCGGACTCCTTAGCTCAGCACCGGGTTCGGTTTATTTCGATCGATTCCGTACTTCCGCATCGCTTCAAGGACGACGTCCTCTTTGACGTCACCATCCCTGGCCAGCGCTGCAAGTGCAGTTACCGCCACGTGGTAGCGATCCACTTCGAAGTGGTTGCGCAGTTTCTCCCGGGTATCACTGCGACCGTAACCGTCGGTACCCAGGGTGAGATAGGTTTTCGGGATGTAAGCGCGAATCTGCTCAGACAACAGTTTCATGTAATCGGTAGACGACACCACCGGCCCCTGCTGCCCTTCCAGGCACTGGGTGACAAACGCGGTCTTCGGTTTGTCGTCCGGGTGCAGACGGTTCCAGCGTTCTACATGCAGGCCGTCCCGAGCCAGCTCGTTGAAGCTGGTCACGCTCCAGACATCGCTGGCCACGCTGAAGTCCTCTTTCAGAAGCTCCGCCGCCGCGCGAACTTCGTTCAGAATGGAGCCGGCGCCCAGCAGCTGAACCCGCGGCGTTTTCTTGCGCCCTTTGGTTTCGATGGAGTCCAGCAGGTACATCCCCTTGATGATGCCCTCTTCCACCTTTTTGCCCTCGGGCATGGCCGGCTGTTCGTAGTTCTCGTTTTCGATGGTCAGGTAATAGAAGACGTTCTGGTTCTCCTCGAACATCTCCTTGATGCCATGCTGCACCACCACCGCCAGCTCGTAGCCGTAGGCCGGATCGTAAGATTTACAGCTGGGAATGGTCTGAGCCAGCACATGGCTGTGACCGTCCTGATGCTGCAGGCCCTCGCCGTTCAGCGTGGTGCGCCCGGCAGTACCACCCACCAGGAAGCCCCTCGCCTGAATGTCACCCGAGGCCCAGGCCAGGTCGCCAACACGCTGGAAACCGAACATGGAATAGAAGATGTAGAACGGGATCAGCGCGAAGTTGTTGGTACTGTAGGACGTGGCCGCCGCCATCCAGGCCGCCATGGAGCCGTCCTCGTTGATGCCTTCCTCGAGGATCTGCCCTTCCTTGTCTTCGCGGTAGTACATGATCTGGTCCCGATCTTCGGGCACGTATTTCTGGCCCTCCGAGGTGTAGATCCCCAGCTGCCGGAACATGCCTTCCATACCGAAGGTCCGGGCTTCATCGGGCACGATTGGCACCACGCGCTTGCCGATACGCTTGTCTTTGGTCAAAGCCGTCAACAGGCGCACGAACGCCATGGTGGTGGAAATCTTGCGGTCACCAGAGCCCTCCAGCAGCGCCTTGAAGGCATCCAGCGGCGGCGCATCCAGCGGCTGGCAATCTTTGCGACGCTTGGGATAGAAGCCTCCCAACTCCTGCCGGCGCTTCTTCATGTACACCATTTCCGGGCTATCCGGTGCCGGGCGGTAGTACGGGACCTGCTTCAGGTCTTCATCCTTAATGGGCACGCCAAAGCGGTCCCGGAAGGCCTTCAGCTGCTCGATATCGAGCTTCTTCAGCGAGTGCGCGGTGTTCTGCGCCTCACCGGCGGTGCCGAAACCATAACCCTTGATGGTATGAGCCAGAATCACCGTCGGGCGGTTACCGTGATCGTTCACCGCCTTGTGGTAGGCGGCGTAGATTTTGTACGGGTCGTGGCCGCCGCGATTGAGCTTGCCAATATCCTCGTCCGACAGGCTTTCCACCAGCTTGGACAGCTCCGGGTATTTGCCGAAGAAGTGTTTACGGGTGTAGGCCGGGCCGTTGCTTTTGAAATTTTGCAGATCGCCATCGACCACTTC includes these proteins:
- the astA gene encoding arginine N-succinyltransferase, which codes for MLVIRPLQEGDLEDLYEMAQKAGKGLTTLPADRELLQRKIDMARESFRQRCAPEAALYLFAMEDVETGKAVGISGIQARVGLDEVFYNYRLSVTVNASSELGVHVRTPTLHLSNDMTDVSEICSLLLSGDYQGGGNGLLLSRSRFMYLDEFRSHFSDKVFAEMRGVSDEEGNSPLWDALGSKFFDMEFSQADMLSGLGNKAFIAELMPKYPIYLPMLPSSARAVIGRVHDNTAPALKMLQSEGFNFNGLVDIFDGGPVVEAFIPSIRTIRDSVNRHVMISRKPIDLNVPAAEKVMVSNRSFRDFRVTTVPASCVGPDTLKLPAEVGEVLRVESGDSVRVTPLKDNGSQALSANRGARQSRRIGS
- a CDS encoding arginine N-succinyltransferase → MWLVRPAQPDDLKQILAIAGTQGARLSSTLPKESDALKQKIELSVASFKGQVPEGQAPRFLFVLENSEDGAIAGVAGIDARAGSGEPFYSYRKDALIHASHELGVSRKVEVLYPSHALTDQTLLCSFVIRPELRGTEAFDLLSRARILFIAEHREWFTSRVVVEIQGVQNDDGGVPFWDSLGRHFFNMDFDAADRYSASLSKTFLAEMMPHNPIYVSLLSDAAQAALGKPHDVSSANYELLTREGFQAGCYLDIFDGGPVLEARTDSLHSLVTSHRKVLHGRHEDDGEACLISAGEGESFRCTLTWVDESLEDELKVPVKTWNLLGKSAGDAVRIAPL
- a CDS encoding aspartate aminotransferase family protein yields the protein MNKETLTRELFNEVMVPNYAPGSIIPVRGEGSRIWDQEGREFIDLQGGIAVTCLGHTHPGLIGALEEQAGKLWHLSNVMTNEPALRLAKTLCDHTFAERVFFANSGAEANEAALKLARRYAWEHHGEEKNEIIAFKSSFHGRTLFTVSVGGQPKYREGFEPAPGGVAHADFNDLESVKKLISKDKTCAVIVEPIQGEGGVIPADPEFLKGLRELCDENDALLIFDEVQTGVGRTGHLFAYQMYDVVPDILSSAKSLGGGFPIAAMLTTAKVAASLGVGTHGSTYGGNALACAVGQKVIDTVIQPDILKGVVARSDRLRKGMMAIGERYGVFSEVRGAGMLLGCVLTDEWKGRAKDFLNAGLDEGVMVLVAGTNVVRLAPSLIIPEADIDEALERFETAVKKLTAA
- a CDS encoding exonuclease domain-containing protein yields the protein MVSRKSHLQDTTFAFLDIETTGGSAARDRITEIGIRFWRAGEQVGEWQTLLNPDVRISSFIEHFTGITNEMVADAPRFEDIADELESQLEGAVFVAHNARFDYGFIKQEFRRLGRLFTAKVLCTVKLSRRLYPEFRRHNMDALIERHGLAQVQRHRAMGDVEAMLSFFLHAKTEKGDEALEAAIADLLQTPSVPSHLPPDILHELPRGPGVYRFYGENDALLYVGKSTHIAQRVASHFSGDHNSSRGVRMSESLRRVEWTETAGELGALLLELKQIKSLNPLYNRRSRAAKRLVTIELVENDQGFLQARLVRELEPHRLGDYYGLFRSKRDAEKALSGIATKNELCNKLLGLEPDHSGPCFQRTLGRCKGACEGVEDGVRYNLRMQIAFHGLRLKTWPWDGPVGVVERNAATGVTDILIIYNWVHLGTVHDEQTLHDFAAGNESVTFDLDSYKLLVKALLDRGGKGRKIIEMPALKTPDVVMP
- a CDS encoding DcaP family trimeric outer membrane transporter, producing the protein MQSNMLRMAIRATAAAAALGVAGQAGAVNFSAGEYDVSVYGYARLNASYDIDEEVGISTRSGAYSAINTSDADLPTGVFAADAVQTRLGVKTTTPEGVNITVEGDFRPGQLRLRHGFGEYKGVLMGQTWSNFNSFVGNTSTLDFDSLPGLAGLQGRVAQVRYTTGPLSFSAEQPNSSILDAGGAEKDGMPALTARLENSAGGFSYSAAVLAHQVGYDTGTADEASFGFATFGAAKIALSDMITIQGTVSYSDGANSYLYRSGENFGAESAYVAANGDVETISGYGASVGTGISLGGGRSINIGYGMATVDWDDAEADLGAAAVAAKSETNSAIMANYQWTPVNNVMMGVEYQMLSRENVDGSDGDANRILFAAQYNF
- the aceF gene encoding dihydrolipoyllysine-residue acetyltransferase, with product MSEQEIKVPDLGGADEVEVIEILVSEGDSVQAEDPILAVESDKASVELPSPGAGKIASISVKVGDKVKEGDVVGTLEASGEGDDSSASESDDAGTDEASSAQDSDEAKSEEAAPKPAAKASGGSRKETVKVPSLDGFENVPVIEINVSEGDSIDAEDPLVTVESDKATMEIPSPHKGKVEKILVSEGDKLSEGDDLLEMTIEEGGDADAGEEAEQESESKPAAESKASAEKEQKAESAQSQGATYEPPSPGTKVHAGPAVRKLARELGADLARVKGSGPKSRILKDDVHAYVKSQLQQVQQGGGVGTGAGIPGVKLPDFSQFGDIEREPMSRMMSATATNMQRSWLNVPHVTQFEDADITDMEAFRKAQKAAGEKRGVKMTPLPFLLKACATALAELPQFNVSLDMDKKEVVRKKYIHIGIAVDTPHGLMVPVIRDVDKKGLWELAEESADLAQKARDKQLKPKEMQGACFTITSLGGIGGTAFTPIVNTPEVAILGVSKAAMKPVWDGSEFQPRLMLPLSLSYDHRAVNGADAARFTTVLAQLLGDIRTLLL
- the aceE gene encoding pyruvate dehydrogenase (acetyl-transferring), homodimeric type, coding for MYQDDDPIETSEWLDALESLIENEGVERAKFILERLSERASRDGTELPYSINTPFRNTIPVTQEARMPGDLFMERRIRSLIRWNAMAMVLRANQRPGELGGHVSSFSSAATLYDVGFNYFFRAGDDKRESDLVYFQGHSSPGIYARSFLEGRFEEEHLDKYREEVDGDGLSSYPHPWLMPDYWQFPTVSMGLGPIQAIYQAHVMKYLHSRELIDMGDRKVWCFVGDGECDEPETLGSISLAGRENLDNLIFVVNCNLQRLDGPVRGNGKIIQELEGIFRGAGWNVLKVVWGRMWDPLFEKDKDGLMQRVMDEVVDGDLQNFKSNGPAYTRKHFFGKYPELSKLVESLSDEDIGKLNRGGHDPYKIYAAYHKAVNDHGNRPTVILAHTIKGYGFGTAGEAQNTAHSLKKLDIEQLKAFRDRFGVPIKDEDLKQVPYYRPAPDSPEMVYMKKRRQELGGFYPKRRKDCQPLDAPPLDAFKALLEGSGDRKISTTMAFVRLLTALTKDKRIGKRVVPIVPDEARTFGMEGMFRQLGIYTSEGQKYVPEDRDQIMYYREDKEGQILEEGINEDGSMAAWMAAATSYSTNNFALIPFYIFYSMFGFQRVGDLAWASGDIQARGFLVGGTAGRTTLNGEGLQHQDGHSHVLAQTIPSCKSYDPAYGYELAVVVQHGIKEMFEENQNVFYYLTIENENYEQPAMPEGKKVEEGIIKGMYLLDSIETKGRKKTPRVQLLGAGSILNEVRAAAELLKEDFSVASDVWSVTSFNELARDGLHVERWNRLHPDDKPKTAFVTQCLEGQQGPVVSSTDYMKLLSEQIRAYIPKTYLTLGTDGYGRSDTREKLRNHFEVDRYHVAVTALAALARDGDVKEDVVLEAMRKYGIDRNKPNPVLS